A window of Variovorax paradoxus EPS genomic DNA:
TGCGTCAGTTGCGCCAGATAGGTCTTGAACAAGGCATCGGCCGACTGCCGGAACATCCGGATGCGGCCGGTGTGCTGCATCAGCAGCAGGCCGACGCCGTGCGCGAAAAGGGCCGTGTTTTCCCGCAGCGCGAGGGCGTCGTCCAGGCCCATGGCGAGCAATGCGTCTTCGCAGGGGCGCAGCGCGTCGTAGAGGCGGTCGTTCAGTTCGTGGTCCAGCTCGCTGGTCAGCCCGCGGGGGCGCATGCCGTGCACCAGATAAAAGCCGAGATCGAGGTCGCGCGGGTTCGCCGCGTAGAAGTCGAACCAGGCCTGGGCTTTGGCCGCCAGGGTCTTGTCGGGCCGGCTTTTAGACACGTTCGCCTCGGCCACCGCGGCCTGCAGGCGCATCAGCGATTCGTCGAGCAGCGCGGCGTAGATCGCCTCCTTGCTCTCGAAGTACGAATAGATGGCGCCCGGTGTATAGCCGGCCTTCTTTGCGATCTCCCGGATGCTCGCGCCCTCGATTCCCGCTTCCGAAAACACCGTGCGGGCGGCGTCGAGCACCAGGGCACGACGGGCGTCGGTGAGGGTCTGGCGGCGTTGGAGCTTGGCGTGCATGGGGGGCACTATAAGTCTCGGATTACGCTCCGGTTCAAATTTTTTAACATTGATATAAAAAATAAACAATGTTCAAATATTTGTGCCGACGATCAAAAAACACGGAGACAAACGATGAACGCCCCGCTCCCCGCCAGCCTCATGTCCGGCGCCGACTACCGCGAATCGCTGCGCCGCTACAGCCCCAACGTGTTTGTCGATGGCCGCCGCGTCGACAGCGTGGCCGACGAAGCCGCCTTCCAGCCCGGCATCAATGCCATCGCCCTCACCTACGACTACGCGCTGAAGACCCAGTACGAGCCCCTGATGACCGCCGTGCAGCACACCAGCGGCAAGCGGGTGAACCGGCTCTCGCATATCAACACCAGCTCGGGCGACCTGCTCAACAAGCTGGAGGCCGTGCGGCTGGTCTGCCAGGAAACCGGCTGCGCCCAGCGCTACCTGACGCACGACGCGCTCAACGCCATCGCCCAGGTGTCGGCGCGCATCGACGACGCGCGCGGCAGCACCGAGCACACCGCGCGCTTTCACGAGTACCTGCACCGCGTGCAGGACCAAGACCTGACCCTGGGCGTCGCCATGACCGATGCGAAGGGCGACCGCAGCCGCCGGCCGCACGAGCAGGCGAACATCGACAGCTACCTGCACGTGGTCGAGCGCAATGCGCGCGGCATCGTGATTTCGGGCACCAAGGCCATCGTGACCGGCGCGCCTTATGTGCACGAACTGCTCGTCATGCCCTGCCGGAACATGGGCCGCGAAGATGCCGACTTCGCCGTGTGCTGCGCCGTGCCGCTCGACGCACCCGGCCTCACCATCGTCGCGCGACCGGCAGGCCGCCCTGGCGAAAAGCTCGAGCATGGCGATGCCCTCTTCAGCCGCAAGTACGGCCAGAGCACCGGCGTGTGCATGTTCGACAAGGTCTTCGTGCCCTGGGAGCGCGTCTTCTACGCCGGCGAATGGGAGCATTCCGGCCACCTCACCTACAGCTACGCCACGCACCATCGCCACAGCTGCATCGGTGCCCGCGCCGGGTTCGGCGACCTGCTGATCGGTGCCGGTGCTCTGATGTGCGAGGCCAACGGCTTCGACCCCGGAAAGGAAAGCCACCTGCGCGAGCAGATGGTCGAACTCATCACCATCACCGAGAGCTTCTTCGCCTGCGGCGTGGCGGCCAGCGTCTACGGCAAGGCCGACGAACACTGCGAGGTTTTCATGCCCGACCCGGTGTTCAGCAACATCGGCAAGCTGCTGCTGGCGACAAAGATCTACGACATGCACCGCATTGCGCACTACGTGAGCGGCGGCCTGATCGTCACCCTGCCCGGCCCCGACGAAGACCACAACCCCGAAACCGCCGCGCGTCTTTCGGACGTGCTGCGCGCCAACCCGGCGATTCCCTACGAGCAGCGCATCGAAACGGCCCGCTTCATCGAAGACCTCACCGCCGGCTACCAGGGCGGCTGGTACAGCGTGATCAGTCTGCATGGCGGCGGCTCGCCGGCGGCGATGAAGCAGGAGATCTGGCGCAACTACCCGGTCGGCTCGAAGGTCGAGCTGGTCGAGCGCATCCTGGAACGCGGCATCGCGGCAGATGGCTCGCCGGCAGCAGCGCCGCACGATCCGGCACGCGCCATCACCAGGAACCGCCAGCCCGGCAAATGCTGCGACACCGGCTGCACCACGCCCGGCCAGCCGGTGATGGTCGAACTGCCGGTGTCGCTGCGCATCTAGACTCCGGCGAATGCGAATTCTTCTGGCTGCTCTTTTCGCGACTGTTCTGGCCACCGGCTGCGGCGGCCTGCGCACGGCCAAGGTTCCTCTGGATACCAAGCTCGAAAAAAGCACCTGCACACCGAACGCCGACACGCTCGTTGTGATGCTGCCCGGCGCGTACTCGCACCCCGACGAGTTCGTGCGCGAAGGCTTCGTCAGCGCCCTGAACGACAACCGGCTCGCGGTGGATGTGATGCGGGTCGACGCCCACCTCGGCTACTACAACAGCAAGACCATCCTCGAGCGCCTGAGCCAGGACGTGATGGCGCCGGCGCGCAGCCAGGGCTACAAGTCGATCTGGATCGTCGGCATCTCGGTCGGCGGCTTCGGCGGATTGCTCTATGCGCAGACGCACCCCGGCGAGCTCGCGGGCCTCGTCACCCTTGCGCCCTACCTCGGAGAACGCGGCCTCAGCACCGACATCGCGAATGCCGGCGGCATCGCACGCTGGACCGGACCGCTGGGCGCCCCACCCGGCAGTGACCCGCGCACCCCGAACGAAACACAGCTCTGGCAATGGCTGCGCGGCTACGTCGGCACCACCGCCACCTTCGGCGCGCGGCCGCCGCTCTATCTTGGGTACGCGCTCGACGACCGCTTCGCCTTCAGCCACCGGCTGCTGGGGGCCGCGCTGCCTTCGGATCGCGTCTTCACGACGGAAGGCGGCCACGACTGGCCCGAGTGGACGCGGCTCTGGCGCCGCATGCTGCCGACCCTGCCGCTGCCGGGCTGCCCCGGCTGAAGCACAGCCTCAATTCGGACGCAGGCGCAGCAGCTTGCCGTCGGCCTCGTCCGTCAGCACGTAGAGCAGGCCATCGGGCCCCTGCTTCACGTCGCGGATGCGGGCTTTCCCATGTGCCAGCAGCTTGTGCTCGGCGACCACCTTGCCGTCCTTGAGTTCGATGCGGTCGAGGTAGCCGAACTTCAGCGAGCCCACGAAGAGGTTGCCCTTCCAGCCGGCGCCGTAGCGATCGCTCGTCAGGAACGCCATGCCCGATGTCGCGATCGATGGCACCCAGTAGTGCAGCGGCTGCTCCAGGCCGTCCTTGGCCGTGATGCCGTCGCCAATCTTCCCGCCCCCATAGTTCTCGCCATAGGTGATCACCGGCCAGCCATAGTTGCGGCCAGCCTGCGGGACGTTGATTTCGTCGCCGCCCTGCGGGCCGTGCTCGGTCATCCAGAAGCGGCCGTCGGGCGCGAGCGTAGCGCCCTGCCCGTTGCGGTGGCCATAGCTCCAGATCTCGGGCAGCGCGCCTGCCTTGCCGACGAAGGGGTTGTCCTTCGGCACCGAGCCATCCTTGTTGACGCGCACCACCTTGCCCAGGTGGTTGTCTAGCTTCTGTGCATCTTCCTTGCGGCTGAAGCGATCGCCCAGTGTGAGGAACAGCGTGCTGTCGCGCGCTTCGACGATGCGGCAACCGAAATGCGCGCGGCTCGCCACCTTGGGTTTTTGGCTGAAGATGATCTTCAGGTTTTCGAGCCGGGCGCCGTCGGTCGACAGCTGCGTGCTCGCCAGCGCGGTGCTGTTGCCGGAACCGCCGGCTTCGGGTTCGGAGAAGCAGAAGTACAGCGTGCGATTCTTGTCGAAGCCGGAGTCGGCCAGCACATCGAGCAATCCACCCTGGCCGCCGGCCGCGATGGCGGGTAAACCAGCAATGGGCGCGTTCACCTTGCCGTCCGCATCAATCAACCGCAGGCGTCCCGGACGTTCCGTGACCACGTAGCGGCCGCCCGGCAGGAAGGCGAGGCCCCATGGGTTCTCCAGGCCCGACGCCAGGATTTCGGACCGTGCTTGCGCCAGAGCGAGGCCGCAAAATCCGAATCCGGCAATGACCG
This region includes:
- a CDS encoding 4-hydroxyphenylacetate 3-hydroxylase family protein; this encodes MNAPLPASLMSGADYRESLRRYSPNVFVDGRRVDSVADEAAFQPGINAIALTYDYALKTQYEPLMTAVQHTSGKRVNRLSHINTSSGDLLNKLEAVRLVCQETGCAQRYLTHDALNAIAQVSARIDDARGSTEHTARFHEYLHRVQDQDLTLGVAMTDAKGDRSRRPHEQANIDSYLHVVERNARGIVISGTKAIVTGAPYVHELLVMPCRNMGREDADFAVCCAVPLDAPGLTIVARPAGRPGEKLEHGDALFSRKYGQSTGVCMFDKVFVPWERVFYAGEWEHSGHLTYSYATHHRHSCIGARAGFGDLLIGAGALMCEANGFDPGKESHLREQMVELITITESFFACGVAASVYGKADEHCEVFMPDPVFSNIGKLLLATKIYDMHRIAHYVSGGLIVTLPGPDEDHNPETAARLSDVLRANPAIPYEQRIETARFIEDLTAGYQGGWYSVISLHGGGSPAAMKQEIWRNYPVGSKVELVERILERGIAADGSPAAAPHDPARAITRNRQPGKCCDTGCTTPGQPVMVELPVSLRI
- a CDS encoding PQQ-dependent sugar dehydrogenase — its product is MNLQIQAAFRLARRATVIAGFGFCGLALAQARSEILASGLENPWGLAFLPGGRYVVTERPGRLRLIDADGKVNAPIAGLPAIAAGGQGGLLDVLADSGFDKNRTLYFCFSEPEAGGSGNSTALASTQLSTDGARLENLKIIFSQKPKVASRAHFGCRIVEARDSTLFLTLGDRFSRKEDAQKLDNHLGKVVRVNKDGSVPKDNPFVGKAGALPEIWSYGHRNGQGATLAPDGRFWMTEHGPQGGDEINVPQAGRNYGWPVITYGENYGGGKIGDGITAKDGLEQPLHYWVPSIATSGMAFLTSDRYGAGWKGNLFVGSLKFGYLDRIELKDGKVVAEHKLLAHGKARIRDVKQGPDGLLYVLTDEADGKLLRLRPN
- a CDS encoding alpha/beta fold hydrolase, whose translation is MRILLAALFATVLATGCGGLRTAKVPLDTKLEKSTCTPNADTLVVMLPGAYSHPDEFVREGFVSALNDNRLAVDVMRVDAHLGYYNSKTILERLSQDVMAPARSQGYKSIWIVGISVGGFGGLLYAQTHPGELAGLVTLAPYLGERGLSTDIANAGGIARWTGPLGAPPGSDPRTPNETQLWQWLRGYVGTTATFGARPPLYLGYALDDRFAFSHRLLGAALPSDRVFTTEGGHDWPEWTRLWRRMLPTLPLPGCPG
- a CDS encoding TetR/AcrR family transcriptional regulator codes for the protein MHAKLQRRQTLTDARRALVLDAARTVFSEAGIEGASIREIAKKAGYTPGAIYSYFESKEAIYAALLDESLMRLQAAVAEANVSKSRPDKTLAAKAQAWFDFYAANPRDLDLGFYLVHGMRPRGLTSELDHELNDRLYDALRPCEDALLAMGLDDALALRENTALFAHGVGLLLMQHTGRIRMFRQSADALFKTYLAQLTQRSAAPAMNEDAGEPVEAGQPDLFGGTVQPNSTDT